One genomic window of Anaerolineae bacterium includes the following:
- a CDS encoding ATPase: MEITQVKPLAEMIIENIGKVIIGKQRPIKLAVISLFCQGHLLIEDVPGVGKTMLARSLAKSVGLSFSRIQFTPDMLPSDITGVSIFNQETRQFEFRAGPILSQIVLADEINRATPKTQAALLEAMEEHQVTVDGVTHHLPSPFMVMATQNPIEYEGTFPLPEAQLDRFFMRIQIGYPTLEEEMRILEEQQYQHPIQSLGAVITAQQLIEVQETIKKVYLSPAVKRYIVNLIRYTRNQNDVYLGSSPRGSLALARAAQAKAAIEGRDYVLPDDIKDLAIEILSHRLILAPASKLRDYNERDVIQEALNNVAVPGGDPMRREG; this comes from the coding sequence ATGGAAATTACCCAAGTTAAGCCATTGGCTGAGATGATTATTGAGAATATTGGCAAGGTGATCATTGGAAAACAGCGACCGATTAAGTTGGCGGTAATCAGCTTGTTTTGTCAGGGACATTTGTTGATTGAGGATGTTCCGGGTGTGGGAAAAACCATGTTAGCTCGCAGTCTGGCAAAGTCGGTCGGATTGAGTTTTAGCCGAATACAATTTACCCCAGACATGCTACCCAGTGATATTACCGGTGTGTCGATCTTCAATCAGGAAACCCGTCAATTTGAGTTTCGAGCCGGTCCTATCTTGTCTCAGATTGTATTGGCCGATGAGATTAACCGGGCAACACCCAAAACCCAGGCGGCTTTATTAGAGGCAATGGAGGAACATCAGGTCACTGTAGATGGTGTTACTCACCATTTACCCTCGCCTTTTATGGTGATGGCAACTCAAAACCCGATTGAATACGAAGGTACCTTTCCTTTACCCGAAGCCCAACTGGATCGTTTTTTTATGCGGATTCAAATCGGTTATCCTACTTTAGAAGAAGAAATGCGCATTTTAGAGGAGCAACAATATCAACATCCGATTCAAAGTTTGGGAGCGGTCATCACTGCTCAACAACTTATTGAAGTACAGGAAACAATTAAAAAAGTCTACCTTTCTCCAGCAGTCAAGCGATACATTGTAAACCTCATCCGCTACACCCGGAATCAAAACGATGTCTATTTAGGCTCCAGCCCGCGAGGCAGTTTAGCCTTAGCAAGGGCAGCCCAGGCGAAGGCGGCTATTGAAGGAAGGGATTACGTGTTGCCTGATGATATCAAAGATCTGGCGATTGAAATATTGAGCCATCGCCTTATCTTAGCACCGGCGTCTAAATTGCGAGATTACAACGAACGAGATGTCATCCAGGAGGCTTTGAACAATGTGGCTGTGCCGGGAGGTGATCCAATGAGAAGGGAAGGATGA
- a CDS encoding Deacetylase, translating to MEELVYYYPQGHEKHFQSGHPERPERVETIVKVLQENDLWSSYPQAEPKRLSLEEIGFVHSRQYLQELENVCRVGDFLDMDTYTTPFSWDLAIRTAGGAVSVAEAVWTGQARRGFALTRPPGHHATSRRGMGFCLLNNVAIAAEWLVRNFGTRRVAILDFDLHHGNGTQEIFWQRADVFYLSTHQSPLYPGSGYLDEIGTGEGRGFTANFPLPPGAGNMAFANLMEKIVLPLLNRIQPQMLLISYGFDPHWRDPLGHLQLSARQYGEIIRLLTEWADKHCEGKIALFLEGGYDLEAAKACSLAVVCALLGRSFDDPLGEAPREEGRSWMKVVEQAQQLWNL from the coding sequence ATGGAAGAGCTTGTCTATTACTATCCCCAAGGACACGAAAAACATTTTCAAAGTGGTCACCCGGAGAGACCTGAACGGGTGGAGACGATCGTCAAGGTTCTTCAGGAAAACGACCTTTGGAGTAGCTACCCGCAGGCAGAACCAAAACGGTTATCTCTTGAAGAGATTGGTTTCGTTCATTCAAGGCAATATCTGCAGGAACTTGAAAATGTTTGCCGAGTTGGGGATTTTCTCGATATGGATACCTACACGACGCCGTTTTCATGGGACCTGGCAATAAGAACTGCAGGCGGAGCAGTTTCGGTTGCCGAAGCGGTATGGACGGGACAGGCTCGCCGGGGTTTTGCCTTGACCAGACCGCCAGGTCATCATGCAACCTCGCGGAGGGGTATGGGTTTTTGTTTGCTCAACAATGTGGCGATTGCTGCGGAGTGGCTAGTCCGTAATTTCGGAACCCGGCGAGTTGCTATTCTCGACTTCGACTTACATCATGGCAACGGTACACAAGAGATTTTTTGGCAAAGAGCAGATGTGTTTTATCTTTCCACCCATCAGTCTCCGTTATACCCCGGCAGTGGGTATCTGGATGAAATTGGGACCGGTGAAGGGAGAGGATTTACGGCGAATTTTCCTCTTCCACCCGGCGCTGGGAATATGGCTTTTGCAAATTTAATGGAAAAAATCGTTTTACCGTTGCTTAATCGAATTCAACCCCAGATGTTGCTGATCAGTTACGGTTTTGATCCGCATTGGCGAGATCCCTTGGGACATTTACAGCTTTCGGCGAGACAATATGGTGAAATCATCAGGCTCTTAACCGAATGGGCGGATAAACATTGCGAAGGGAAAATCGCCCTATTTTTAGAAGGTGGCTATGACCTGGAAGCTGCAAAAGCCTGTTCGTTAGCGGTCGTTTGTGCCCTGCTTGGTCGGTCTTTTGATGATCCGCTAGGTGAGGCTCCAAGAGAAGAAGGTCGATCCTGGATGAAAGTCGTTGAACAGGCTCAACAGCTCTGGAATCTGTAA
- a CDS encoding OsmC/Ohr family protein: MGQIRIKWVEDRLMVGTDSNNNSVVIGRTHQNQHGEGVKPAELLLMAAASCSGYDVLEILFKQRQPLRDLEVICSGNQMKDPPYSFTDMHLHYILYGDLEHEKVERAIQLSQEKYCSVIATLKPSIPVTFDYEVRP; encoded by the coding sequence ATGGGACAAATTCGCATTAAATGGGTAGAAGACCGCTTGATGGTAGGTACGGATTCGAACAACAATTCGGTTGTTATCGGGCGTACCCACCAAAATCAACATGGCGAGGGGGTCAAGCCGGCTGAATTGCTCTTAATGGCAGCAGCCTCTTGTTCGGGGTACGATGTCCTTGAAATTTTGTTCAAGCAACGTCAGCCTTTGAGGGATCTGGAAGTCATTTGTAGTGGTAACCAGATGAAAGATCCGCCCTATTCTTTTACGGACATGCACTTACACTATATCCTCTATGGTGATCTTGAGCATGAAAAAGTCGAACGTGCCATTCAGCTTTCTCAAGAAAAATATTGTTCCGTGATTGCGACCTTGAAGCCTTCGATTCCGGTTACCTTTGATTATGAGGTACGACCCTAA
- a CDS encoding GTP pyrophosphokinase encodes MILSRRFEQALLYALQAHREQYRKASQVPYFSHLISCAALVMENGGDEDQTIAALLHDVAEDQGGLRRLEEIESLFGKRVRRIVEGCSDTLEFPKPPWHDRKKNYLEHLRDADEDVLLVSLADKVHNLRTIYMDYLSMGEVVWDRFQGGKTGSLWYFRSLLDVFAARYPSPMIHEFERLLRYLEEQ; translated from the coding sequence ATGATTTTGAGTCGGAGATTTGAACAGGCCTTACTCTATGCTTTGCAAGCTCATCGAGAGCAATATCGGAAAGCCAGCCAGGTGCCTTATTTTTCGCATCTCATCTCGTGCGCTGCTCTGGTGATGGAAAATGGGGGAGATGAAGATCAAACCATTGCGGCTCTGTTACACGATGTCGCTGAGGATCAGGGAGGTTTGCGTCGTCTGGAGGAGATCGAGTCATTATTCGGTAAAAGGGTGCGCAGGATTGTGGAGGGCTGTTCGGATACCCTTGAGTTTCCCAAACCGCCCTGGCATGACCGAAAAAAGAATTACCTTGAACATTTGCGGGATGCTGATGAAGATGTTTTGTTGGTCTCGCTGGCAGATAAGGTACATAATTTACGCACGATCTATATGGATTACCTGAGCATGGGTGAAGTTGTCTGGGATCGCTTCCAGGGTGGAAAAACTGGCAGTCTGTGGTATTTCCGTTCGTTGCTGGACGTTTTTGCTGCTCGATATCCATCTCCGATGATTCATGAATTCGAGCGATTATTGCGTTATTTAGAAGAGCAATGA
- a CDS encoding putative two-component system response regulator — MNETQELSEREIEILKLVATGLSNKEIAYQLRISPNTVKVHLKNIFAKINVVSRTEAAMYAVKQGWVEAGFQPLKEENLEEELSQTPYHNPLRLSPLFIGLLGVVGLAFVGLIIFLSLNLADQNAPTVIEVVVTPTAEPARWELVTQMPVARKSMAYAAVDNKIYIIGGETPNGITDRVDIYDTVTGQWSDGARKPTPVSEACGAYVGGKIIVAGGTTPAGEVTNVVEAYDVALDRWEPWVSLPISVTGAACFVYEGNYYLGGGWNGEKVYSEIFSSPSSHEVWENSGKLTLSRAYFGVSELSERIYFVGGWNGTGGLDDISSLSLITDKQSGLEFGSMNESRYRLTSLGVLDKLYILGGLNDLEPLTNSLEINPKNRMVRSIDNPEGKAWHDHGAVSLGEYLYGFGGMLGDRLASEVYRLRVLYTILLPIIQ; from the coding sequence ATGAATGAGACACAGGAGTTAAGCGAGCGGGAAATCGAAATCCTGAAACTGGTGGCAACGGGCTTATCGAACAAAGAAATTGCCTACCAGTTGAGAATCAGTCCCAACACGGTGAAGGTTCACTTGAAGAATATCTTTGCCAAGATTAATGTCGTGTCGCGCACCGAAGCGGCCATGTATGCAGTCAAACAAGGGTGGGTGGAAGCAGGATTCCAACCCTTGAAAGAAGAAAATCTAGAAGAGGAACTGAGTCAGACCCCATATCACAATCCACTCCGTTTGTCGCCACTCTTCATTGGATTACTTGGCGTGGTAGGTTTGGCATTCGTGGGCTTGATTATTTTCCTGAGCCTGAACCTGGCGGATCAAAATGCTCCCACCGTCATCGAGGTCGTTGTCACGCCGACGGCGGAGCCGGCGCGCTGGGAACTGGTTACGCAGATGCCGGTAGCGAGGAAGTCCATGGCGTATGCGGCGGTTGACAATAAGATATATATCATCGGAGGGGAAACACCGAATGGGATCACTGATCGGGTGGATATTTACGATACTGTTACGGGGCAATGGAGTGATGGAGCGCGAAAACCAACGCCGGTCAGTGAAGCTTGCGGAGCTTATGTAGGAGGGAAAATTATCGTTGCGGGGGGAACTACGCCAGCCGGGGAGGTGACCAATGTGGTGGAAGCTTATGATGTAGCTCTCGATCGATGGGAGCCTTGGGTGAGTCTGCCGATTTCTGTGACTGGGGCAGCCTGTTTCGTCTATGAGGGGAACTATTATTTGGGTGGAGGATGGAATGGTGAGAAAGTATATTCGGAAATCTTTTCTTCTCCTTCTTCGCATGAGGTTTGGGAAAATAGCGGAAAATTAACTCTTTCACGCGCTTACTTTGGAGTCAGTGAATTAAGTGAGCGGATTTACTTTGTTGGAGGGTGGAATGGAACCGGCGGTTTGGATGACATTTCGAGCCTCTCCTTGATAACAGACAAGCAAAGTGGCTTGGAGTTTGGTTCGATGAATGAAAGTCGGTACCGCTTGACGAGCTTGGGAGTCTTGGATAAACTGTATATCCTTGGTGGACTCAATGACCTGGAGCCATTGACGAACTCTCTTGAAATAAATCCGAAGAATCGGATGGTACGATCTATTGACAACCCTGAAGGAAAAGCATGGCATGACCATGGTGCGGTCTCGCTGGGCGAATATCTCTATGGCTTTGGCGGGATGCTGGGTGACCGTTTAGCAAGTGAGGTCTATCGGTTGAGGGTGTTGTATACAATTCTTTTACCAATTATCCAATAA
- a CDS encoding glycosyltransferase: MKILSITSTYPRFLGDGAGSFIQSISEKLVEFGHELYIIAPDNHQVQYKWQTKVQVDRILYILPRRLAKFGHGESLRADTFLKWYSYIFVVMFGIIAVLKILINPTYRKADVIYAHWLLPGGVIGAILSKLLNIPLVIHLHGSDVYVAERYMIFRPFVEFTLLSASKIIACSENLAHRVIKLGGKNVIVIPYGVDVNVFVPPKERQSSQWKFITGIGRLVNKKGFNYLILAAEKIVKKYPQCKFQIIGDGDQRDELIKLSNILNINDRVEFKGNVSWNLIPIVLANTDIFVLPSVVDKQGNVDGLPNVLLEAMSSGCAIIASNIGGISDVVIDGYNGLLVEPKNVDQLISAIESLLSNEQYRETLGKSARQTVTAKYSWAKIVKMIEDTLYQVVIS; this comes from the coding sequence ATGAAAATCTTATCAATTACTTCTACATACCCTCGTTTCCTCGGTGACGGAGCAGGTTCGTTTATTCAGTCTATCTCGGAAAAGTTAGTTGAGTTTGGGCATGAGTTATATATAATAGCGCCAGACAACCACCAGGTTCAATACAAGTGGCAAACGAAGGTTCAGGTTGATAGAATTCTATACATCTTACCACGTAGATTAGCTAAATTTGGCCATGGAGAGTCGTTAAGGGCTGATACTTTCCTTAAGTGGTACTCCTATATATTTGTGGTAATGTTTGGCATAATAGCGGTTTTAAAGATTTTAATTAATCCTACCTACAGGAAAGCCGATGTAATTTATGCGCATTGGTTGCTTCCTGGAGGAGTGATTGGGGCAATCCTTAGCAAGTTGTTGAATATTCCTCTGGTTATACATCTACACGGATCGGATGTCTATGTAGCCGAACGTTATATGATATTTAGACCATTTGTAGAGTTTACTCTTTTATCTGCTTCAAAAATTATTGCTTGTAGTGAAAATTTGGCTCATAGGGTAATCAAACTAGGTGGTAAAAATGTCATAGTAATCCCATATGGGGTAGATGTTAATGTGTTTGTGCCACCCAAGGAACGGCAAAGTAGTCAATGGAAATTTATTACAGGGATAGGTCGTTTGGTAAATAAAAAAGGCTTTAATTACTTAATACTGGCTGCAGAAAAAATTGTCAAGAAATATCCTCAATGTAAGTTTCAAATAATTGGAGATGGAGATCAACGAGATGAATTGATCAAATTATCAAATATTCTTAATATAAATGACAGAGTAGAATTTAAAGGAAATGTCTCCTGGAATCTTATTCCGATTGTCTTGGCCAACACAGATATATTTGTTTTACCTTCTGTAGTTGATAAACAAGGTAATGTAGATGGATTGCCAAATGTTCTTCTAGAAGCAATGTCTTCTGGTTGTGCAATTATTGCAAGCAACATAGGCGGTATATCGGACGTAGTTATTGATGGATATAATGGTTTACTTGTAGAACCGAAAAATGTTGATCAATTAATATCTGCCATTGAGTCGCTATTGTCCAATGAACAATATAGGGAAACATTAGGAAAATCAGCCCGCCAAACAGTAACAGCAAAATATTCATGGGCGAAAATTGTAAAAATGATTGAGGATACATTGTATCAAGTAGTAATTTCATAA
- a CDS encoding Glycosyltransferase, with product MVTILVDATDITQLSGSRTAVYELYKAVIPLKQDWRFIIFVSALEREFLQYQNVKQVCIPSHNRLLQRMFLQLHILKFELLSTADIVHFARSVGGYVFRAKSIVSVFDISSIILPNYYPFSTYVYWKKVAPWLLSSSTKIIAISHTVKNDLVNSYGFPDDKIEVVYCAPKTDLVKSYIDTHQLDIEKLKIKYSLPNKYLLYLGILAKKKNLPTLIKSLVLLKKRSIQFPPLVISGDVYRKSDDFESIKSTIQSHKLQQDVMIIGPVRDDELAALYSGAEIFVYPSLHEGFGIPCIEAMVCGVPVITTASGAIPEIVADAAYLIENPLDPELYANAIALLINNPEFRQKLIDKGKKRSQDFEWTKSAKKLIEIFESII from the coding sequence TTGGTTACAATTCTCGTTGACGCTACTGATATCACTCAACTTTCGGGTAGTCGCACAGCTGTATATGAGTTATATAAAGCTGTTATACCACTCAAGCAAGATTGGCGTTTTATTATTTTCGTAAGCGCCCTTGAAAGAGAATTTCTTCAATACCAAAATGTAAAGCAAGTTTGTATTCCCTCTCACAATAGACTATTACAACGGATGTTTCTCCAATTACATATACTTAAATTTGAATTGTTAAGTACAGCCGATATTGTGCATTTTGCTAGATCTGTCGGGGGATATGTATTTCGTGCAAAAAGCATTGTTTCAGTTTTTGATATTTCATCAATAATACTACCTAATTATTATCCTTTCTCGACTTATGTATATTGGAAAAAGGTAGCACCATGGTTATTATCGAGTAGTACTAAAATAATCGCAATATCGCATACTGTTAAGAACGATCTTGTAAATAGTTATGGATTTCCAGATGATAAGATTGAAGTTGTATATTGTGCCCCAAAGACGGATCTTGTAAAAAGCTATATAGATACACATCAGCTTGATATTGAGAAGTTAAAAATAAAATATTCACTCCCAAATAAGTATTTATTATATTTAGGTATCTTAGCCAAAAAGAAGAATTTGCCAACATTAATCAAGTCTTTGGTGTTATTGAAGAAGAGGTCCATTCAATTTCCACCTTTGGTAATTTCTGGTGATGTATATCGAAAGAGCGATGATTTTGAGTCCATAAAATCTACTATCCAATCACATAAATTGCAGCAAGACGTTATGATAATTGGGCCTGTACGTGATGACGAATTAGCTGCTTTATATTCTGGAGCTGAAATTTTTGTTTATCCATCACTACACGAGGGATTTGGAATTCCTTGTATTGAAGCAATGGTCTGTGGGGTGCCTGTTATTACGACAGCTAGTGGAGCTATTCCTGAGATTGTCGCAGATGCAGCCTATCTAATAGAAAACCCTTTAGATCCTGAGTTGTATGCTAATGCAATTGCTTTATTGATAAATAATCCTGAGTTTCGTCAGAAACTCATTGACAAGGGGAAGAAACGATCTCAGGATTTTGAATGGACAAAATCAGCAAAGAAATTAATTGAGATTTTTGAGTCAATCATATAG
- a CDS encoding Methyltransferase type 11: MKRFEIDPENYNDEYYLGECDGYHEFLSDNLGGAPARLKTIWDVADVTAGMVVLDAGCGRGEILRKCRQDKVFCIGIDYSKYALRLAKNFITKDTIVTEHNSVYLIQSDLESIPLAANIFDRVIMSDVVEHIEPERFIRVLKEIRRVMKVNGELVIHTMPNLWYYRYGYPIFRFIESLRGNKLPKNPRSRFKYSHFHVNEQDPRRLKSALQSAGFQSKVWLYDYRKYSMYPLVMRIGMRAITKLPLIKLIFCDDIFAIGIKTHD; encoded by the coding sequence ATGAAGAGGTTTGAAATAGATCCTGAAAACTATAATGATGAGTACTACTTAGGTGAATGTGATGGATATCATGAATTTTTATCGGATAATCTAGGTGGTGCACCTGCGCGATTAAAAACAATTTGGGATGTTGCAGATGTCACCGCCGGAATGGTTGTGTTAGATGCTGGTTGTGGGAGAGGTGAGATATTAAGAAAGTGCAGACAAGATAAGGTTTTTTGCATTGGGATTGATTATTCGAAGTATGCTCTAAGGCTGGCAAAAAATTTTATCACAAAAGATACTATTGTCACGGAACATAATTCCGTTTACTTGATTCAGAGTGACCTTGAATCTATTCCCCTTGCTGCGAATATATTTGATAGGGTAATTATGAGTGATGTTGTTGAGCATATTGAACCTGAGAGGTTTATAAGAGTTCTAAAGGAAATAAGAAGGGTTATGAAAGTAAATGGAGAATTAGTTATTCACACAATGCCTAATCTTTGGTACTACCGATATGGTTATCCGATATTTCGTTTTATAGAATCGTTGCGTGGAAATAAATTACCAAAAAACCCTCGCTCTCGGTTTAAGTATTCTCACTTTCATGTTAATGAGCAAGATCCACGTCGGTTAAAATCTGCATTACAATCAGCAGGTTTTCAATCAAAGGTATGGCTATATGATTATAGAAAATATTCTATGTATCCACTAGTAATGAGGATAGGTATGCGAGCAATCACAAAGTTACCGTTAATCAAGCTAATATTTTGTGATGATATATTTGCAATCGGGATAAAGACCCATGACTAA